The following coding sequences lie in one Paroedura picta isolate Pp20150507F chromosome 10, Ppicta_v3.0, whole genome shotgun sequence genomic window:
- the LOC143819314 gene encoding alcohol dehydrogenase 1A-like isoform X1, with amino-acid sequence MLSIGKFCVPRYSIQKIIGKISAAAEINHALVTGLKPSQPMRSLAVSTSHFGKEVIKCKAAVAWELNKPLVMEQIEVAPPKAHEVRIKVLASGICRSDDHVITGAFTMPFPIVLGHEAAGIVESVGEGVICVKPGDTVIPLFVPQCGKCRACQSTRGNLCSENDIITAHGLMSDGTSRFTCNGKSLHHFLSTSTFTEYTVVHETSVVKIDADAPVEKVCLIGCGFSTGYGAAIQTAKVERGSSCAVFGLGGVGLSVIMGCKAAGANKIFGIDINKSKFAKAKELGATDCIDPLDFKKPIHEVLFEKTGGEGVDYSFEVVGRTDTMTAALASCHMNLGTSVLVGVPPPGSPVSYDPYLLFTGRTWKGSVFGGWKSKEAVPKLVSDFMGKKFVLDPLISHTLPFDKINEGLELLRSGKSIRTVLTF; translated from the exons CAGCAGCAGAGATAAATCATGCTCTGGTCACTGGTTTAAAGCCATCCCAACCTATGAG GTCTTTGGCTGTATCTACAAGCCATTTTGGAAAGGAG GTCATTAAATGCAAAGCAGCTGTTGCTTGGGAGCTTAACAAACCACTTGTCATGGAGCAAATTGAAGTAGCTCCCCCGAAAGCTCATGAAGTTCGCATCAAG GTTTTGGCTTCAGGGATCTGTCGCTCAGATGATCATGTGATCACCGGTGCATTCACTATGCCTTTCCCAATCGTTTTGGGCCATGAAGCAGCCGGAATTGTGGAGAGCGTTGGAGAGGGAGTAATCTGTGTGAAACCAG GAGACACGGTGATCCCACTCTTTGTCCCACAATGTGGAAAGTGTCGTGCTTGCCAGAGTACCAGAGGCAATCTTTGTTCTGAAAACGA TATTATTACGGCCCATGGATTGATGTCTGACGGCACCAGCAGGTTTACCTGCAACGGGAAGAGCCTTCACCATTTCCTTAGCACCAGCACCTTCACGGAATACACCGTGGTGCATGAGACTTCAGTGGTCAAAATTGATGCTGATGCCCCTGTGGAAAAAGTGTGTCTGATTGGCTGTGGGTTTTCCACTGGTTATGGAGCAGCTATTCAAACAGCCAAG GTGGAACGTGGTTCTTCCTGTGCTGTCTTTGGCTTGGGAGGAGTTGGCCTCTCAGTAATTATGGGCTGCAAGGCTGCGGGAGCTAACAAGATATTTGGAATCGACATCAACAAAAGTAAATTTGCCAAAGCTAAAGAACTGGGAGCCACAGATTGTATCGATCCTCTGGATTTCAAGAAACCCATCCATGAAGTGCTGTTTGAGAAGACTGGTGGTGAAGGTGTAGACTATTCGTTTGAAGTGGTTGGACGCACAGATACCATG ACTGCTGCCTTGGCTTCCTGCCACATGAACCTGGGGACCAGTGTGCTTGTGGGGGTACCCCCACCAGGATCTCCTGTCTCCTATGACCCGTATCTCCTTTTCACGGGCCGAACCTGGAAGGGATCTGTGTTTGGAG GCTGGAAGAGTAAAGAAGCTGTCCCTAAGCTGGTTTCCGATTTCATGGGGAAGAAGTTTGTTTTGGATCCATTAATATCTCACACTTTACCTTTCGATAAAATCAATGAAGGTTTAGAACTGCTCCGGTCAGGCAAAAG CATCCGCACTGTGCTGACATTTTAA
- the LOC143819314 gene encoding alcohol dehydrogenase 1A-like isoform X2 produces the protein MLSIGKFCVPRYSIQKIIGKISAAEINHALVTGLKPSQPMRSLAVSTSHFGKEVIKCKAAVAWELNKPLVMEQIEVAPPKAHEVRIKVLASGICRSDDHVITGAFTMPFPIVLGHEAAGIVESVGEGVICVKPGDTVIPLFVPQCGKCRACQSTRGNLCSENDIITAHGLMSDGTSRFTCNGKSLHHFLSTSTFTEYTVVHETSVVKIDADAPVEKVCLIGCGFSTGYGAAIQTAKVERGSSCAVFGLGGVGLSVIMGCKAAGANKIFGIDINKSKFAKAKELGATDCIDPLDFKKPIHEVLFEKTGGEGVDYSFEVVGRTDTMTAALASCHMNLGTSVLVGVPPPGSPVSYDPYLLFTGRTWKGSVFGGWKSKEAVPKLVSDFMGKKFVLDPLISHTLPFDKINEGLELLRSGKSIRTVLTF, from the exons CAGCAGAGATAAATCATGCTCTGGTCACTGGTTTAAAGCCATCCCAACCTATGAG GTCTTTGGCTGTATCTACAAGCCATTTTGGAAAGGAG GTCATTAAATGCAAAGCAGCTGTTGCTTGGGAGCTTAACAAACCACTTGTCATGGAGCAAATTGAAGTAGCTCCCCCGAAAGCTCATGAAGTTCGCATCAAG GTTTTGGCTTCAGGGATCTGTCGCTCAGATGATCATGTGATCACCGGTGCATTCACTATGCCTTTCCCAATCGTTTTGGGCCATGAAGCAGCCGGAATTGTGGAGAGCGTTGGAGAGGGAGTAATCTGTGTGAAACCAG GAGACACGGTGATCCCACTCTTTGTCCCACAATGTGGAAAGTGTCGTGCTTGCCAGAGTACCAGAGGCAATCTTTGTTCTGAAAACGA TATTATTACGGCCCATGGATTGATGTCTGACGGCACCAGCAGGTTTACCTGCAACGGGAAGAGCCTTCACCATTTCCTTAGCACCAGCACCTTCACGGAATACACCGTGGTGCATGAGACTTCAGTGGTCAAAATTGATGCTGATGCCCCTGTGGAAAAAGTGTGTCTGATTGGCTGTGGGTTTTCCACTGGTTATGGAGCAGCTATTCAAACAGCCAAG GTGGAACGTGGTTCTTCCTGTGCTGTCTTTGGCTTGGGAGGAGTTGGCCTCTCAGTAATTATGGGCTGCAAGGCTGCGGGAGCTAACAAGATATTTGGAATCGACATCAACAAAAGTAAATTTGCCAAAGCTAAAGAACTGGGAGCCACAGATTGTATCGATCCTCTGGATTTCAAGAAACCCATCCATGAAGTGCTGTTTGAGAAGACTGGTGGTGAAGGTGTAGACTATTCGTTTGAAGTGGTTGGACGCACAGATACCATG ACTGCTGCCTTGGCTTCCTGCCACATGAACCTGGGGACCAGTGTGCTTGTGGGGGTACCCCCACCAGGATCTCCTGTCTCCTATGACCCGTATCTCCTTTTCACGGGCCGAACCTGGAAGGGATCTGTGTTTGGAG GCTGGAAGAGTAAAGAAGCTGTCCCTAAGCTGGTTTCCGATTTCATGGGGAAGAAGTTTGTTTTGGATCCATTAATATCTCACACTTTACCTTTCGATAAAATCAATGAAGGTTTAGAACTGCTCCGGTCAGGCAAAAG CATCCGCACTGTGCTGACATTTTAA
- the LOC143819314 gene encoding alcohol dehydrogenase 1A-like isoform X3 has translation MRSLAVSTSHFGKEVIKCKAAVAWELNKPLVMEQIEVAPPKAHEVRIKVLASGICRSDDHVITGAFTMPFPIVLGHEAAGIVESVGEGVICVKPGDTVIPLFVPQCGKCRACQSTRGNLCSENDIITAHGLMSDGTSRFTCNGKSLHHFLSTSTFTEYTVVHETSVVKIDADAPVEKVCLIGCGFSTGYGAAIQTAKVERGSSCAVFGLGGVGLSVIMGCKAAGANKIFGIDINKSKFAKAKELGATDCIDPLDFKKPIHEVLFEKTGGEGVDYSFEVVGRTDTMTAALASCHMNLGTSVLVGVPPPGSPVSYDPYLLFTGRTWKGSVFGGWKSKEAVPKLVSDFMGKKFVLDPLISHTLPFDKINEGLELLRSGKSIRTVLTF, from the exons ATGAG GTCTTTGGCTGTATCTACAAGCCATTTTGGAAAGGAG GTCATTAAATGCAAAGCAGCTGTTGCTTGGGAGCTTAACAAACCACTTGTCATGGAGCAAATTGAAGTAGCTCCCCCGAAAGCTCATGAAGTTCGCATCAAG GTTTTGGCTTCAGGGATCTGTCGCTCAGATGATCATGTGATCACCGGTGCATTCACTATGCCTTTCCCAATCGTTTTGGGCCATGAAGCAGCCGGAATTGTGGAGAGCGTTGGAGAGGGAGTAATCTGTGTGAAACCAG GAGACACGGTGATCCCACTCTTTGTCCCACAATGTGGAAAGTGTCGTGCTTGCCAGAGTACCAGAGGCAATCTTTGTTCTGAAAACGA TATTATTACGGCCCATGGATTGATGTCTGACGGCACCAGCAGGTTTACCTGCAACGGGAAGAGCCTTCACCATTTCCTTAGCACCAGCACCTTCACGGAATACACCGTGGTGCATGAGACTTCAGTGGTCAAAATTGATGCTGATGCCCCTGTGGAAAAAGTGTGTCTGATTGGCTGTGGGTTTTCCACTGGTTATGGAGCAGCTATTCAAACAGCCAAG GTGGAACGTGGTTCTTCCTGTGCTGTCTTTGGCTTGGGAGGAGTTGGCCTCTCAGTAATTATGGGCTGCAAGGCTGCGGGAGCTAACAAGATATTTGGAATCGACATCAACAAAAGTAAATTTGCCAAAGCTAAAGAACTGGGAGCCACAGATTGTATCGATCCTCTGGATTTCAAGAAACCCATCCATGAAGTGCTGTTTGAGAAGACTGGTGGTGAAGGTGTAGACTATTCGTTTGAAGTGGTTGGACGCACAGATACCATG ACTGCTGCCTTGGCTTCCTGCCACATGAACCTGGGGACCAGTGTGCTTGTGGGGGTACCCCCACCAGGATCTCCTGTCTCCTATGACCCGTATCTCCTTTTCACGGGCCGAACCTGGAAGGGATCTGTGTTTGGAG GCTGGAAGAGTAAAGAAGCTGTCCCTAAGCTGGTTTCCGATTTCATGGGGAAGAAGTTTGTTTTGGATCCATTAATATCTCACACTTTACCTTTCGATAAAATCAATGAAGGTTTAGAACTGCTCCGGTCAGGCAAAAG CATCCGCACTGTGCTGACATTTTAA
- the LOC143819314 gene encoding alcohol dehydrogenase 1A-like isoform X4: MEQIEVAPPKAHEVRIKVLASGICRSDDHVITGAFTMPFPIVLGHEAAGIVESVGEGVICVKPGDTVIPLFVPQCGKCRACQSTRGNLCSENDIITAHGLMSDGTSRFTCNGKSLHHFLSTSTFTEYTVVHETSVVKIDADAPVEKVCLIGCGFSTGYGAAIQTAKVERGSSCAVFGLGGVGLSVIMGCKAAGANKIFGIDINKSKFAKAKELGATDCIDPLDFKKPIHEVLFEKTGGEGVDYSFEVVGRTDTMTAALASCHMNLGTSVLVGVPPPGSPVSYDPYLLFTGRTWKGSVFGGWKSKEAVPKLVSDFMGKKFVLDPLISHTLPFDKINEGLELLRSGKSIRTVLTF, translated from the exons ATGGAGCAAATTGAAGTAGCTCCCCCGAAAGCTCATGAAGTTCGCATCAAG GTTTTGGCTTCAGGGATCTGTCGCTCAGATGATCATGTGATCACCGGTGCATTCACTATGCCTTTCCCAATCGTTTTGGGCCATGAAGCAGCCGGAATTGTGGAGAGCGTTGGAGAGGGAGTAATCTGTGTGAAACCAG GAGACACGGTGATCCCACTCTTTGTCCCACAATGTGGAAAGTGTCGTGCTTGCCAGAGTACCAGAGGCAATCTTTGTTCTGAAAACGA TATTATTACGGCCCATGGATTGATGTCTGACGGCACCAGCAGGTTTACCTGCAACGGGAAGAGCCTTCACCATTTCCTTAGCACCAGCACCTTCACGGAATACACCGTGGTGCATGAGACTTCAGTGGTCAAAATTGATGCTGATGCCCCTGTGGAAAAAGTGTGTCTGATTGGCTGTGGGTTTTCCACTGGTTATGGAGCAGCTATTCAAACAGCCAAG GTGGAACGTGGTTCTTCCTGTGCTGTCTTTGGCTTGGGAGGAGTTGGCCTCTCAGTAATTATGGGCTGCAAGGCTGCGGGAGCTAACAAGATATTTGGAATCGACATCAACAAAAGTAAATTTGCCAAAGCTAAAGAACTGGGAGCCACAGATTGTATCGATCCTCTGGATTTCAAGAAACCCATCCATGAAGTGCTGTTTGAGAAGACTGGTGGTGAAGGTGTAGACTATTCGTTTGAAGTGGTTGGACGCACAGATACCATG ACTGCTGCCTTGGCTTCCTGCCACATGAACCTGGGGACCAGTGTGCTTGTGGGGGTACCCCCACCAGGATCTCCTGTCTCCTATGACCCGTATCTCCTTTTCACGGGCCGAACCTGGAAGGGATCTGTGTTTGGAG GCTGGAAGAGTAAAGAAGCTGTCCCTAAGCTGGTTTCCGATTTCATGGGGAAGAAGTTTGTTTTGGATCCATTAATATCTCACACTTTACCTTTCGATAAAATCAATGAAGGTTTAGAACTGCTCCGGTCAGGCAAAAG CATCCGCACTGTGCTGACATTTTAA